One window of Brevibacillus choshinensis genomic DNA carries:
- a CDS encoding ASCH domain-containing protein, whose translation MQNQMGSDALPPKTCTIDRLITVKPDIEKVLSGQKTATRRNGRYADVGEIMTLEGHEFVIDKVYSQSLGELTDDNAKQEGYSNVEEYKQSILSYHPGMPWLPQMRVWVHEFSPDKKK comes from the coding sequence ATGCAAAATCAAATGGGTTCTGACGCTTTGCCGCCAAAAACCTGTACAATCGATCGTTTAATTACCGTGAAGCCGGATATCGAGAAAGTATTGTCGGGACAAAAAACCGCGACTCGGCGCAATGGACGCTACGCAGATGTTGGTGAAATCATGACGCTCGAAGGCCACGAATTTGTAATAGACAAGGTCTATTCACAGTCGCTCGGGGAATTAACGGATGATAATGCCAAGCAAGAGGGATATTCAAATGTAGAGGAATATAAGCAATCCATTCTATCATATCATCCAGGGATGCCTTGGCTGCCGCAAATGCGAGTGTGGGTCCATGAATTTAGCCCGGACAAGAAAAAATAA
- a CDS encoding D-serine ammonia-lyase has translation MPTDQTVAGKSILQWQLEYPILQDVVSLKEVFWTNAKYKASSIDTLTICEKDVMDAENRWKRFAPYLAEVFEETRSTNGIIESPFVPIPHMHRYLEKKYQQALPGKLWLKCDSHLPISGSIKARGGIYEVLKHAEDLLFKHKLLTAQDDYSILDSKKFKDFFSQYSIAVGSTGNLGLSIGVISAKMGFNVTVHMSEDAKHWKKDLLRKKGVTVIEHSSDYSKAVEEGRKQAETDPDCYFIDDENSKHLFLGYAVAAIRLKNQLDAAGVIVDNDHPLFVYLPCGVGGGPGGVAFGLKLIYKEHVHCFFAEPTHSPCMLLGLLTELHDQVSVQDFGIDNKTDADGLAVGRPSRFVGKVIESLLSGIFTIDDEELYILLHALSNSENIDLEPSALAGMLGTVKLHNTIVGQEYLSANALEERLENGTHIVWATGGSLVPRKIMEGYYNKGLHLSTKKDSLSLAKFDS, from the coding sequence ATGCCAACGGATCAGACAGTAGCAGGGAAATCGATTTTGCAATGGCAACTAGAATACCCGATATTACAAGATGTAGTGTCATTAAAAGAAGTTTTTTGGACAAATGCCAAGTATAAGGCATCAAGCATTGATACTCTTACCATTTGTGAAAAAGATGTAATGGATGCTGAGAACAGATGGAAACGATTTGCACCTTATCTTGCTGAGGTGTTTGAAGAAACCCGAAGTACGAACGGCATAATCGAATCTCCTTTCGTACCTATTCCCCATATGCATCGTTATCTTGAAAAAAAGTATCAGCAAGCACTTCCTGGGAAACTATGGTTAAAATGCGATAGCCACCTCCCTATTTCGGGATCGATTAAAGCAAGAGGTGGGATATATGAGGTTCTCAAGCATGCAGAGGATCTTTTGTTTAAGCATAAACTGTTAACAGCTCAGGATGATTACTCTATTTTAGATTCTAAGAAGTTCAAAGATTTTTTTTCGCAATATTCGATCGCAGTAGGATCTACCGGTAACCTAGGACTGAGTATTGGAGTAATTAGTGCAAAAATGGGTTTTAATGTGACTGTTCATATGTCAGAAGACGCAAAACATTGGAAAAAGGACTTGCTCAGAAAAAAAGGCGTTACTGTAATTGAGCATAGTTCAGATTATAGTAAAGCAGTTGAGGAAGGAAGAAAACAAGCAGAAACAGATCCAGACTGCTACTTTATTGATGACGAAAATTCAAAGCACCTATTTTTAGGGTACGCTGTAGCAGCTATTCGTTTAAAAAATCAGTTAGATGCAGCAGGCGTTATTGTAGATAATGACCATCCTTTATTTGTATATCTTCCGTGCGGTGTTGGTGGTGGTCCGGGAGGCGTTGCTTTTGGCTTAAAATTGATTTATAAGGAACATGTGCACTGCTTCTTTGCTGAACCAACCCACTCTCCATGCATGCTGCTTGGGTTGTTAACAGAATTACATGATCAAGTATCTGTTCAAGATTTTGGGATAGATAACAAGACTGACGCAGACGGTCTTGCAGTAGGGAGGCCTTCTCGATTTGTAGGTAAAGTAATTGAAAGCTTATTGAGTGGAATTTTTACAATTGATGATGAAGAATTATATATTTTACTACATGCTCTAAGTAACAGCGAAAATATTGACCTTGAACCTTCTGCATTAGCTGGAATGCTAGGAACCGTTAAACTGCATAATACAATAGTCGGTCAGGAGTATTTATCTGCAAATGCATTAGAAGAAAGGTTGGAAAATGGTACACATATTGTTTGGGCGACTGGAGGAAGCTTGGTTCCAAGAAAAATAATGGAAGGTTATTATAACAAAGGCTTACATTTATCAACAAAGAAAGATTCACTTTCACTTGCGAAATTCGATAGTTGA
- a CDS encoding ABC transporter substrate-binding protein, with protein MLENHKIWIIFLFLLVLTGCSTEDTTPKSHDASKATNGGELVISSVREPDTLDVQKTTWVDNANVHLFDYLIGRDMDGSIIPGLVKDYTIADDGKSWTFHLRENVKFHSGEELTAESVKASMERFIKQSPVNFLAGPITGVEASDKSTLIVNFSEPYAPFIAGLTSIYLSPLDPAALKSEGDKFGNKPSGTGPLLFEKWIRGDSITFVKNEQYNWGPDDAENKGGTNVDKVVFRFIKDENTRMLEFNQGNIQIMLDVPPSSVKTLENTSGVQLHKLLDNGLTYLAINNDKPLFQDPKVRKAINLAIDRNQIVQYAMEGYAKPMYGPLSPTIPGYSEKVEKMAEQMYTRNVEQAKQLLHGAGWSNVNGNGVLVKEGKQLSIELLLTDEPVMQRIAQILQNQLKEVGIDLRITVQDDSTIRTNESKKMHDLILWQYGWSDPDILYILFGKDIPTRLFSTPELEELLIKGRQTMDEKARMAVYEKVQELLVTESPWVPLFARERITAYRDIEGFKVNPYKKIVIQDIKLKKQQ; from the coding sequence ATGTTAGAAAATCATAAAATATGGATCATATTTCTGTTTCTACTTGTACTCACAGGTTGCTCAACGGAAGATACTACTCCGAAAAGTCATGATGCATCAAAAGCCACTAATGGAGGGGAGCTTGTCATCTCATCTGTTAGGGAACCAGATACACTAGATGTGCAAAAAACAACCTGGGTAGATAATGCGAATGTACATTTGTTCGACTATCTAATTGGCCGCGATATGGATGGGAGCATCATTCCAGGTCTAGTCAAAGATTACACGATAGCAGACGATGGGAAATCATGGACCTTCCATCTACGTGAAAATGTAAAATTTCATTCTGGTGAAGAGTTAACAGCTGAGTCAGTTAAGGCATCTATGGAACGGTTCATCAAGCAGTCTCCTGTTAATTTTCTTGCTGGCCCTATTACAGGAGTCGAGGCTAGTGATAAGTCAACGCTAATCGTGAATTTTAGTGAACCGTATGCACCTTTCATTGCTGGCTTGACATCGATATATTTATCTCCATTAGATCCAGCGGCACTTAAAAGTGAAGGCGACAAATTCGGGAATAAACCTTCAGGCACGGGACCTCTACTCTTCGAGAAATGGATACGAGGTGATTCTATTACTTTCGTAAAAAATGAGCAATACAACTGGGGACCAGATGATGCTGAAAACAAAGGTGGAACAAACGTAGACAAGGTAGTTTTCCGATTCATCAAGGATGAAAACACAAGAATGCTTGAATTTAATCAAGGAAATATTCAAATCATGCTGGATGTGCCACCAAGCTCAGTCAAAACGTTAGAGAATACGTCTGGTGTACAGCTTCACAAACTTCTTGACAATGGTCTTACCTATTTAGCAATCAATAACGACAAACCACTCTTTCAAGATCCAAAGGTAAGGAAGGCAATTAATTTAGCTATTGATCGTAACCAGATCGTCCAATATGCGATGGAAGGCTATGCAAAGCCTATGTATGGACCACTATCTCCTACTATACCTGGCTACAGTGAAAAAGTCGAGAAAATGGCAGAACAAATGTACACAAGAAATGTTGAACAAGCAAAACAATTGTTACATGGCGCTGGTTGGAGCAATGTGAATGGCAATGGGGTTCTGGTTAAAGAGGGTAAGCAGTTATCTATTGAACTACTTTTAACGGATGAGCCTGTTATGCAGAGGATTGCTCAGATCTTACAAAATCAGTTAAAAGAAGTCGGAATTGACTTGAGAATTACTGTTCAGGATGATTCGACGATTCGTACCAATGAATCTAAAAAAATGCATGATCTTATTCTTTGGCAATACGGTTGGTCTGATCCGGATATCCTTTACATCTTGTTTGGCAAAGACATTCCAACCCGTCTTTTCAGTACGCCGGAATTGGAAGAACTGCTTATCAAAGGAAGGCAGACAATGGATGAAAAGGCAAGAATGGCGGTATATGAGAAAGTACAAGAATTATTGGTTACAGAATCTCCTTGGGTACCATTGTTTGCAAGAGAGAGGATTACTGCGTATCGCGATATAGAGGGGTTTAAAGTAAACCCTTATAAAAAAATTGTTATTCAAGACATCAAGTTGAAAAAGCAGCAATAA
- a CDS encoding ABC transporter permease, whose amino-acid sequence MKGENIMLVSVGIAKKIPSRSYWRLIWGSLLKNKGAVAGLIFLVLIIGMTVFAPVLATHPVETMIFENRFEKPSSVHFLGTDEFGRDIFSRLLIGGQISLMTGLLSVAIAGSIGTVLGLIAGYFRRLDLIITQFVDILLAFPALLLAIAIIAVLGVGLSNAMIAVAIAIIPSYVRVVRGAVLSIKEKEYIEAARALGVRDAKIISKHIFPNILSPVIVLSTLQIGNSILIAAELSFLGLGAQPPSPEWGAMIFVGRSFLANAWWMSLFPGLAIIITVLAFNLLGDGLRDALDPRVKK is encoded by the coding sequence ATGAAAGGGGAAAATATCATGCTAGTTTCCGTTGGAATCGCTAAAAAAATTCCCTCTCGATCTTACTGGCGTTTGATTTGGGGTAGTCTTTTGAAAAATAAAGGCGCCGTAGCAGGACTTATATTTCTCGTACTTATTATTGGAATGACGGTGTTTGCCCCCGTTCTAGCAACACACCCAGTAGAAACCATGATTTTTGAAAACCGCTTTGAGAAACCAAGCAGTGTGCATTTTTTGGGGACTGACGAGTTTGGAAGGGACATCTTTTCCAGATTGTTAATAGGTGGGCAAATCTCGCTAATGACGGGTCTGCTCTCAGTTGCGATCGCAGGAAGTATTGGAACTGTTCTGGGACTGATAGCAGGTTACTTTCGACGGCTTGATTTGATCATAACGCAGTTTGTTGATATTTTACTGGCGTTTCCTGCACTCCTTTTGGCCATTGCCATAATTGCTGTGTTGGGTGTCGGTTTATCTAATGCAATGATAGCGGTTGCTATCGCGATTATCCCATCTTACGTGAGGGTGGTTCGAGGTGCAGTGCTTTCAATAAAAGAAAAAGAATACATTGAAGCAGCGCGTGCCTTGGGTGTGAGAGATGCAAAAATCATTTCCAAACACATTTTTCCAAATATTCTTTCACCAGTAATCGTACTATCGACACTGCAAATCGGTAACAGTATTCTAATTGCTGCCGAATTAAGCTTTCTTGGTTTAGGGGCACAGCCTCCGTCGCCTGAGTGGGGGGCAATGATTTTTGTTGGTCGATCTTTTCTAGCCAATGCATGGTGGATGTCTTTGTTTCCCGGATTGGCCATCATCATAACGGTCTTGGCTTTTAATTTGTTAGGTGATGGATTGCGTGACGCACTTGATCCACGAGTGAAAAAATAA
- a CDS encoding MurR/RpiR family transcriptional regulator, producing the protein MVTIREKIRTHYAQLTKQQKKVAEHLLENPELFVNNTASSVGERIGVSETTIIRFCYAMEYSGFSQLQKEVFAEQLRNEKNALTHHQETAKRFKNNQHILSEVVKESLDRIEGMLGTISETAFEKVLQSISKSKKVLTVGLRSSYAPAHWLAFSLSMLCEDAQVYNQNTDDIVQLSSKMDKHWLLIAFSFKRYSKETLDIVRVAKTKGVYIVAITDDVLAPVSQNADIVLQVPSTDSSTLDVTPPLFVLLHAIVAGMSVIDSEQVRQRILEYEHNFESYRTIIEE; encoded by the coding sequence ATGGTTACGATACGAGAAAAAATTCGAACACATTATGCTCAGTTAACCAAGCAACAAAAAAAGGTGGCAGAACATCTTCTGGAAAACCCAGAACTGTTTGTTAATAATACTGCATCGAGTGTAGGGGAACGAATCGGTGTTAGTGAGACAACTATTATACGGTTTTGCTACGCAATGGAGTACAGCGGTTTCAGCCAATTACAAAAAGAAGTGTTTGCCGAGCAGCTACGAAATGAAAAGAATGCGCTTACGCATCATCAGGAAACCGCCAAACGTTTTAAAAATAATCAGCATATTTTAAGCGAGGTGGTAAAAGAAAGTTTGGACCGAATCGAGGGGATGCTTGGAACTATTTCAGAAACTGCATTCGAGAAAGTTTTGCAAAGCATTAGTAAATCAAAAAAAGTCCTTACAGTAGGCTTGCGGTCATCATATGCACCTGCACATTGGCTGGCATTCAGCTTAAGTATGCTCTGTGAAGATGCACAGGTGTATAACCAAAATACGGATGATATTGTCCAATTATCATCAAAAATGGATAAACACTGGTTACTGATTGCCTTTTCTTTCAAAAGATACAGCAAAGAGACCCTGGATATTGTAAGGGTAGCTAAAACTAAGGGAGTTTATATAGTTGCTATTACAGATGATGTTCTAGCACCAGTAAGTCAAAACGCTGATATTGTGCTGCAGGTTCCAAGTACCGATTCCTCTACACTCGATGTTACTCCGCCACTATTTGTGTTGCTTCATGCAATTGTTGCTGGAATGTCCGTGATTGACTCAGAGCAAGTTAGGCAAAGGATATTGGAGTATGAACATAATTTCGAGAGTTACAGAACGATAATTGAAGAATAG
- the menC gene encoding o-succinylbenzoate synthase, with product MQIKRVVLHYMKLQLKQPFTASFGTVKDKEFILVKIMDENGVIGWGESVAMVLPWYSEETVKGNWQMLKEHLIPMLIGKHLEDPSDVSTIFQKVRRNNMAKSALEGAVWDLFAKRKGVSLAQALGGTKTEVEVGVSIGIEASIPKLLDVIHKNLDLGYKRIKVKIKPGWDIAVMEAIRNKFPNIQLMADANSAYTLAHSDLLQELDQFDLTMIEQPLAHDDIIDHSALQKRLKTPICLDESIHSVEDARKAIELGSCKIINIKIGRVGGLTEAKRIHDLCKQQNVPVWCGGMMESGIGRAHNIAITTLDNFIFPGDTAGSKNYWEEDIIDPEVTPHNGVITLLEKPGIGYEPNYEKIEKNSLYSEVFRP from the coding sequence ATGCAAATAAAGAGAGTAGTCTTACACTACATGAAATTGCAATTGAAACAACCTTTTACAGCAAGCTTTGGAACGGTAAAAGATAAGGAATTTATTTTAGTCAAAATAATGGACGAGAATGGTGTGATAGGGTGGGGGGAATCGGTGGCGATGGTCCTCCCTTGGTACAGTGAAGAGACAGTAAAAGGAAACTGGCAAATGCTTAAAGAACACCTCATTCCCATGCTGATAGGGAAACACCTAGAAGACCCATCCGATGTGTCCACTATTTTCCAAAAAGTACGGCGGAATAACATGGCAAAATCCGCATTGGAAGGGGCTGTTTGGGACTTGTTTGCCAAGCGCAAAGGAGTCAGTTTGGCACAAGCCCTTGGAGGGACGAAGACGGAAGTAGAGGTGGGGGTAAGTATTGGGATCGAAGCTTCCATTCCAAAACTTTTGGATGTCATTCACAAAAACCTCGATTTGGGCTACAAGAGGATAAAAGTGAAGATAAAACCTGGATGGGATATTGCAGTAATGGAGGCTATCCGAAATAAATTTCCTAATATTCAGCTAATGGCAGATGCAAACTCCGCATATACACTGGCACATAGCGACCTACTGCAAGAATTGGATCAATTTGACTTGACGATGATTGAGCAACCACTCGCACATGATGATATCATCGATCATTCTGCTCTTCAAAAAAGACTAAAAACACCTATTTGTCTCGACGAAAGTATTCATTCTGTAGAAGATGCCAGAAAAGCGATTGAGTTGGGAAGTTGCAAGATCATCAACATTAAAATCGGACGTGTTGGAGGATTGACCGAAGCTAAGAGAATTCACGACCTTTGCAAGCAACAGAATGTTCCAGTCTGGTGTGGCGGTATGATGGAGTCGGGAATTGGACGAGCACATAACATTGCCATTACTACTTTGGACAATTTTATCTTCCCTGGTGATACTGCTGGATCAAAAAACTATTGGGAGGAAGACATTATAGACCCGGAGGTAACACCTCACAATGGAGTTATTACATTACTTGAAAAACCGGGGATTGGATACGAGCCTAACTATGAAAAAATCGAGAAGAATTCTCTCTATTCAGAGGTTTTTCGCCCATAA
- a CDS encoding ABC transporter permease, whose product MLRYLFKRFCTMILTLFGVSILVFFMVHLIPGDPVTYILGDFATNEAIAKLRSEMGLDQPMASQYLSFVSGVMQGNLGTSYITGQSVWEEIAQRFPITLKLGIISLLIGSCIGILLGVISAVNQNTWADYLVSIVSLLGVSAPGFWIALFFIYVFSFQLAIFPISGYAGWHSLILPSLTLGLGSVGNIARMTRSNMLEVLKQDYMRTALAKGTRYWKVIFGHGLKNAFIPVITLIGITFGNLLAGAIVTETVFGLPGMGSFTVESIVKRDIYTVQGLVMFLGMMFILTNLLVDLIYKWIDPRITLE is encoded by the coding sequence TTGTTAAGGTATCTGTTCAAGCGTTTTTGCACGATGATCTTGACTTTGTTTGGAGTGTCAATTTTGGTGTTTTTCATGGTACATCTAATTCCGGGAGATCCAGTAACGTACATCCTGGGTGACTTTGCTACAAATGAAGCGATAGCCAAATTGAGATCGGAAATGGGATTGGATCAACCTATGGCAAGCCAATACCTCTCATTCGTCAGTGGAGTTATGCAGGGAAACCTTGGCACCTCATATATTACTGGACAATCTGTTTGGGAAGAAATTGCTCAACGTTTTCCGATCACGCTTAAATTGGGTATAATCAGTTTGCTTATTGGGAGCTGTATCGGTATTTTGTTGGGAGTAATATCCGCAGTAAATCAAAACACATGGGCTGACTATCTAGTTTCCATAGTCTCCTTACTTGGAGTCTCTGCTCCGGGTTTTTGGATCGCCCTATTTTTTATATACGTATTTTCCTTTCAACTAGCTATTTTCCCAATCTCCGGATATGCTGGCTGGCATTCGCTCATCCTACCTTCGCTGACACTGGGATTGGGCTCTGTTGGAAATATAGCGAGGATGACACGTTCTAACATGTTGGAAGTGCTTAAACAAGACTACATGCGGACAGCATTAGCGAAGGGGACTCGATACTGGAAAGTGATATTTGGGCATGGATTAAAAAATGCATTTATCCCTGTCATTACGTTAATAGGCATAACTTTTGGAAATTTGCTTGCTGGTGCGATCGTGACTGAGACAGTTTTTGGGTTACCTGGCATGGGTAGCTTTACGGTGGAGTCCATTGTGAAACGAGACATCTATACAGTACAAGGATTAGTGATGTTCTTAGGTATGATGTTTATTCTCACAAATCTATTAGTGGATCTTATTTACAAGTGGATAGATCCAAGAATTACACTTGAATAA
- a CDS encoding cupin domain-containing protein, which produces MNDINVGQKIQEYRKKKGLNIRQLADLVVVTPSLLSQIERGIANPSIHTLKLIAKVLEVPVFNFFLEQENTKNLIVRSNHRKKMILPESEHLSYELLSPDLNGAIEYALMKLTPGTQSSEALMEHLGEEAAFILEGEVQLYLNDEIHILSKGDSVRIPPHIKHKWKNTFDQNVVVIFAVTPPSF; this is translated from the coding sequence ATGAATGACATTAATGTAGGGCAAAAAATACAAGAATACAGGAAAAAGAAGGGATTAAACATTCGCCAACTAGCAGATCTGGTAGTAGTGACACCTTCGTTGCTAAGCCAAATTGAACGAGGGATAGCAAACCCTTCTATTCATACACTAAAGTTAATTGCTAAAGTATTAGAGGTTCCGGTTTTTAATTTTTTTCTGGAGCAGGAAAACACAAAAAATTTAATTGTGCGATCTAATCATCGAAAGAAAATGATTCTTCCAGAATCTGAACATCTTTCATATGAGCTTTTATCCCCTGATTTAAACGGGGCTATCGAGTATGCTTTAATGAAATTGACACCCGGAACACAATCTTCTGAGGCATTGATGGAACACCTAGGAGAGGAAGCAGCTTTTATTCTAGAAGGGGAGGTACAGCTGTATCTAAATGATGAGATTCATATTTTGAGTAAGGGAGATAGTGTAAGAATTCCACCTCATATAAAACACAAATGGAAAAATACGTTTGATCAGAACGTAGTTGTTATATTTGCAGTTACACCACCCTCATTCTAA
- a CDS encoding DUF2269 family protein yields MGILLYKAILYLHILSAMMSIGPFFVLLPMMKRLREADLTKQQAYLDTFRSTTRLAKHAGHVLVISGVLLVMGGYWSWKSSWIVMTVLILVSSLYFLARAFSPKIRKFNETGQDKDKLVQSLTRSIWIYLFLLLAMLWFMVVKPEVW; encoded by the coding sequence GTGGGCATTTTATTATATAAGGCGATTCTTTATCTACATATTCTCAGTGCCATGATGTCCATTGGCCCGTTTTTTGTTCTGCTACCCATGATGAAAAGATTGCGAGAGGCTGACCTCACCAAACAACAAGCCTATCTGGATACATTCAGGTCTACCACACGTTTGGCGAAGCATGCCGGTCATGTTTTGGTCATATCCGGGGTATTGCTTGTCATGGGTGGGTATTGGTCATGGAAGTCGTCCTGGATCGTGATGACCGTATTGATCCTGGTAAGCTCCTTGTATTTCCTGGCACGCGCATTTTCGCCGAAGATACGGAAGTTTAATGAAACTGGCCAGGACAAGGATAAATTGGTGCAGTCGCTTACTCGTTCGATCTGGATCTATTTGTTCCTTTTGCTGGCCATGTTATGGTTCATGGTGGTGAAGCCTGAGGTATGGTAG
- a CDS encoding serine hydrolase — protein sequence MDLQKKIEELVGQATATFGIVIKHLETNEEVKINEGHLFQMASCYKVPILATLFREVEAGTIDLNTRVRLSLTDRVPGSGVLKEFDPGSEVSLKDLATLMIIVSDNVGTDKILELVGVNHTDQYMKSIGLQDTYVNLTCWQLLSLVVNLDPELHSNEQYEEVSLRLFQAKHDKRSIVFTKSIENNVSTPADMALLLEKIARKELISKKACEQMIDIMKRQHFRDRIPNLLPAGTPVACKSGSVGGVHNDIGIIYLPEEKGTVIVSAFSENNSSQLEAAQMIAKVAQSAYDYFVTR from the coding sequence ATGGACTTGCAAAAAAAAATCGAAGAATTAGTTGGACAAGCAACAGCAACTTTTGGGATTGTCATCAAACATTTGGAGACAAATGAAGAGGTGAAGATTAATGAAGGGCATCTCTTTCAGATGGCAAGCTGTTATAAAGTACCGATTCTAGCGACTTTATTTCGTGAAGTGGAAGCAGGGACAATCGATTTAAATACGAGAGTCCGTCTTTCATTGACAGATCGAGTCCCGGGCTCAGGAGTATTAAAAGAATTCGATCCCGGATCTGAGGTTTCGCTTAAGGATTTGGCAACTCTGATGATTATTGTTAGCGATAACGTCGGAACAGACAAAATTCTTGAGCTGGTAGGTGTGAACCATACTGACCAATATATGAAGAGTATCGGCTTACAGGATACCTATGTGAATCTGACATGCTGGCAGTTATTAAGTTTGGTTGTAAACCTAGACCCCGAATTGCATAGCAACGAGCAGTATGAAGAAGTGTCGCTTCGTCTGTTCCAGGCAAAGCATGATAAAAGAAGCATCGTATTTACCAAGAGTATAGAGAATAATGTGTCAACCCCAGCTGATATGGCATTATTGTTGGAAAAAATAGCCAGAAAAGAGTTGATTTCAAAGAAAGCGTGCGAGCAGATGATTGACATTATGAAAAGACAGCATTTCCGAGATCGGATTCCAAATTTGTTGCCTGCCGGAACCCCAGTAGCTTGTAAATCGGGTTCAGTAGGTGGTGTTCATAATGATATTGGCATCATTTATTTACCTGAAGAAAAAGGTACCGTCATTGTTTCGGCCTTCTCTGAAAATAACAGCTCACAACTGGAAGCAGCACAAATGATCGCGAAAGTAGCACAATCCGCTTACGACTATTTTGTTACCAGGTAA
- a CDS encoding oxygen-binding di-iron domain-containing protein, with the protein MARIDEIAPDIYRISLFNAEAGMQFNHFLIRDEEPLLYHAGYKAMFPILKEAISKLIDPAQLKWVGFSHFESDECGALNEWLSIAQQAQAVTGIVGAMVNVNDFAIRPARILQDKEILCTGKKSLRYLRTPHVPHGWDAGLFFEETDKTLFTSDLFHQNGDVEAITQTSLSDRCSELLKGMQQSPFSEYIPYTRHVDSILCELADYEPKTLAVMHGSSYSGNGKKAIHELAGVWKEVLS; encoded by the coding sequence GTGGCGCGAATTGATGAGATTGCCCCGGACATTTACCGTATTTCCTTGTTTAATGCCGAAGCTGGAATGCAGTTCAATCACTTTTTGATTAGGGATGAGGAGCCGCTGTTATATCACGCTGGGTACAAAGCAATGTTTCCCATTCTGAAGGAAGCTATTAGTAAACTGATTGACCCAGCTCAATTGAAATGGGTGGGTTTTAGTCACTTCGAATCGGACGAATGCGGAGCTCTTAATGAATGGCTTTCCATTGCACAGCAGGCTCAAGCAGTTACTGGAATTGTTGGCGCTATGGTAAATGTAAACGATTTTGCCATTCGCCCCGCTAGAATATTACAGGACAAAGAAATTCTATGTACAGGAAAGAAAAGTCTTCGGTATTTACGGACCCCTCACGTGCCTCATGGTTGGGATGCCGGATTATTTTTTGAAGAGACCGACAAGACATTGTTTACTTCGGATTTGTTCCATCAGAATGGCGACGTAGAGGCTATTACTCAAACCAGCCTGTCAGACCGTTGCAGCGAACTTCTAAAAGGGATGCAACAGAGTCCGTTTTCGGAGTATATTCCTTATACCCGTCATGTAGACAGTATTTTATGTGAATTAGCCGACTATGAACCAAAGACGCTAGCAGTCATGCATGGATCTTCCTATTCTGGCAATGGCAAGAAGGCAATACACGAGCTTGCCGGAGTATGGAAAGAAGTGCTTAGTTGA